A stretch of the Acidobacteriota bacterium genome encodes the following:
- a CDS encoding ParB/RepB/Spo0J family partition protein — protein sequence MNDKRKVLGRGLESLLPGARATATAPPPVATAQENGVREIPIEEIERNPYQTRTRLDEVALHELAASIRSNGVVQPVIVRQVAGRFQLIAGERRWRASKLAGKPTVPAIVKAVSNEQAMEMTIIENLQREDLNPIEQARAYERLAREFNLTQEHMAQRTGKDRSSVANFLRLLRLPVEVQLDVESGALSFGHAKVLMMLDAADAQLELAKRAVEDALSVRQLEEIIHDLMHPAEKPERQKRAVDPNVAEAERELERALGVRVEIRDRGGKGKIVLRYGSLEDYDRVVEMLGARK from the coding sequence ATGAACGACAAGCGCAAGGTCTTGGGACGCGGCTTGGAGTCGCTGCTACCCGGAGCGCGTGCCACCGCTACGGCGCCGCCGCCAGTGGCGACCGCGCAGGAAAACGGCGTTCGCGAGATCCCCATCGAGGAGATCGAGCGCAACCCCTACCAGACGCGCACCCGCCTCGACGAGGTGGCGCTGCATGAGCTGGCCGCGTCTATCCGCTCGAATGGCGTCGTCCAGCCGGTGATCGTGCGCCAGGTCGCAGGACGCTTCCAGCTCATCGCCGGCGAACGCCGCTGGCGCGCCTCGAAGCTGGCAGGGAAGCCGACCGTGCCGGCCATCGTGAAAGCGGTCTCGAACGAGCAGGCGATGGAGATGACCATCATCGAGAACCTGCAGCGCGAGGACTTGAACCCGATCGAGCAGGCGCGCGCGTATGAGCGCTTGGCGCGCGAGTTCAACCTCACGCAGGAGCACATGGCGCAGCGTACCGGCAAAGACCGCTCGTCGGTGGCGAACTTCCTGCGACTGCTGCGCCTGCCGGTCGAGGTGCAGCTCGATGTGGAGAGCGGAGCGCTCAGCTTCGGCCACGCCAAGGTGCTGATGATGCTCGACGCCGCCGACGCACAGCTCGAGCTCGCCAAGCGCGCGGTCGAAGATGCGCTCTCCGTCCGGCAACTCGAGGAGATCATCCACGACCTGATGCATCCGGCGGAAAAGCCGGAGCGGCAGAAGCGCGCGGTGGATCCGAACGTCGCCGAAGCGGAGAGGGAACTCGAGCGCGCGCTCGGCGTGCGGGTGGAGATCCGCGACCGCGGCGGCAAAGGGAAGATTGTGCTGCGCTACGGCTCGCTCGAGGACTACGACCGCGTGGTCGAGATGCTGGGGGCCCGCAAATAA